The DNA sequence GGCTCGCGGCGCAGGCGGTGCTCGCACTGCTCGTCAACCACCTGCTGCTGACGGGTTGGTGACCACCCAAACCCAAGGTAGGTTAGGCTTACCTAAGTAGGTAGCCAACCGGCTCGAAAGGTTCCCATGTCTGCTGCCACCTGCCCTGAGCCGACGCCCGCCGAGCGTGCCCGCTCGGTGCTGGCAGCGGCCGGCTCGCTGACCGTCACCACGCAGGGCCACCGCATCGAACTGATCGGCCTGCACACCGTCGACGCCGCCGCGCGGCTGCTCCTGCACAGCCCGCCGGACGGCCACCTGGCCGCCGAGCTGGCCGTGGCGCCGCACGGCGATCTGGCCGCCCTGGTGGAGTTCACCGACGTCGCCGCCGTCGCCGTGCGCGAACGGGTGCGCTCCCGGCTGACGCTGGGCGGCTGGCTCAGCGCGCTCGGCCCGAAGACCCTGGTGTTCCATCCGGCCCGGGCCGTGCTCACCGAGGACGACGGCACGACCCTCATCGGCCTGGACGAGCTGACGCTCGCCTCCCCCGACCCGCTGGCCACGCACGAGGCGGAGATGCTGGGCCGGCTGGACGCGGCCCACGCCGACACCGTCGCCCCGCTCGCCCGGCTGCTGCCGGCCCGGGAGCAACTCGGCGCGGCCGGCGTACGGCCACTGCGGCTCGACCGGCACGGCCTGGTGCTCCGGCTGGAGACAGCGGACTCCCACCACGACGTCCGCCTGCCCTTCACCACCCCGGCCACCCACCCGGGAGACGCGGTGCGTCAGATCCACACGCTGCTCGCCCGGGCCACCGCCCGGCCGCGCGGGCGGCGCCTGCCGACCCGGTCGTAGGCGCGGGCACGCCCCCTACTGCCGGCTTCCGGGCCGCTCGCGGAGGCCTTCCCGTCTCCTCCGCGAAGGTGCCCGGAGGCCGGCTCTCACAGCAGGCTCCCCGACTCCAGCCGCTCCGTCGTCCGCATGAGCGAGAGCGTGAACGGATGCCGGGGCTCCGACAGAATCCGCTGCGCCGAACCCTGTTCGACCAGTTCGCCCGCGTCCAGTACGGCGATGCGGTGAGCCAGACGTGCGGTGTCCAGGTCGTGGGTGATGAGGACGAGGGACATGCCGTCGTCCCCTCCCACCAGGCCCGCGAGGACGTCGAGGATGCCCCGCCGGGTGACCGTGTCGAGTCCGGAGGTGACCTCGTCGCAGATCAGCACCCGCGGGCGGGCCAGCAGGGCCCGGGCCAGGGCGGCGCGCTGGAGTTCCCCGCCGGAGAGTTCGCCGGGGCGACGCAGGGCCAGGTCGTCCGGCAGGCCGAGGCGGTCCAGGGTGGCCGACGCCTCCTCCGTCGCCGTCCGTTCGTCGGCGCCCCGCAGGCGTACCGCTGTACGCGCCACCTGGTACAGCACGGGCCGGTACTCGTCGAAGGCGGCGCGGGCGTCCTGGAAGACGTACTGCAGGGCGGCGAGTTGGGCACGGGTGCGGTGCCGCAGGCTGCGCGGGAGCGGCGTGCCGTCGAGCAGGATCTCGCCGTCGTGCTCACGGTGCAGACCCGCGAGGCAGCGGGCGAGTGTGGTCTTGCCGCTGCCGGAACGGCCTACCACGGCGAGGCACTCGCCGGTGTGGAGGGCGAGGCGCGGGGCGCGCAGGACGACGGTTCGGCGATCGTGTACGGCGGTCAAGTCCCGTACTTCCAGGACCGATCGGCCTGGGTCATCGCTTGGCCCGTCGGGCGGGATCGCGCGCCGTTCGTCGAGCAGGCGGCGGGTCCACTCGTGCCGGGGCGCCGTCCACAGCCGTTCGGGAGGGCCCGACTCGACGACCCGGCCCGCGCGCAGGACGAGGACCTCGTCGGCGAGGGCGCGCACCACGTCGAGGTCGTGGCTGAGCAGCACGACCGCGATGCCGCGCGCCGCGACCGCCGCCAACTGCTCGACGATCCGGCTCTTGGTCAACGCGTCCTGGCCGGTGGTGGGTTCGTCGGCGACGATCACGCGGGCCCCGAGCAGCAGGGCCTGTGCGAGGACGACACGCTGCTGCTGGCCGCCGGAGAGCTGGTGCGGGTAGCGGCGCAGCAGAGCTTCGGCGTCCGGGAGTTGGGCGTCGGACAGGGCACGCAGGACCAGTGCGCGGGCTGCCGTACGGCGTTCCGCCCGGCGCAGATGGCGGACCTGAGGGCGAGCCAGGTCGCCGAGGAGGGCGCCGATGCGACGGGCCGGATTGAGTACGGCGGCGGGATGCTGAGGGACGTAGCCCACCGGCCCCTCGCCCGCCCGCCGCACCTCGCCCGTAACGCGGGCGCCGGGCGGGTACTCGCCCAGCAGGGCCAGGCCGGTGGTGGTCTTCCCGCTGCCGGAGGCGCC is a window from the Streptomyces sp. NBC_00299 genome containing:
- a CDS encoding DUF2470 domain-containing protein — its product is MSAATCPEPTPAERARSVLAAAGSLTVTTQGHRIELIGLHTVDAAARLLLHSPPDGHLAAELAVAPHGDLAALVEFTDVAAVAVRERVRSRLTLGGWLSALGPKTLVFHPARAVLTEDDGTTLIGLDELTLASPDPLATHEAEMLGRLDAAHADTVAPLARLLPAREQLGAAGVRPLRLDRHGLVLRLETADSHHDVRLPFTTPATHPGDAVRQIHTLLARATARPRGRRLPTRS
- a CDS encoding ABC transporter ATP-binding protein, whose amino-acid sequence is MSRTTDTAVAEIRGLRVEIDGGAIVDGVDVRVRAGKVTALVGASGSGKTTTGLALLGEYPPGARVTGEVRRAGEGPVGYVPQHPAAVLNPARRIGALLGDLARPQVRHLRRAERRTAARALVLRALSDAQLPDAEALLRRYPHQLSGGQQQRVVLAQALLLGARVIVADEPTTGQDALTKSRIVEQLAAVAARGIAVVLLSHDLDVVRALADEVLVLRAGRVVESGPPERLWTAPRHEWTRRLLDERRAIPPDGPSDDPGRSVLEVRDLTAVHDRRTVVLRAPRLALHTGECLAVVGRSGSGKTTLARCLAGLHREHDGEILLDGTPLPRSLRHRTRAQLAALQYVFQDARAAFDEYRPVLYQVARTAVRLRGADERTATEEASATLDRLGLPDDLALRRPGELSGGELQRAALARALLARPRVLICDEVTSGLDTVTRRGILDVLAGLVGGDDGMSLVLITHDLDTARLAHRIAVLDAGELVEQGSAQRILSEPRHPFTLSLMRTTERLESGSLL